The Biomphalaria glabrata chromosome 6, xgBioGlab47.1, whole genome shotgun sequence genomic interval CAGAGTTCACAGAGTAGCAAGTTAAAGCAAGGTACTGGCACTGGTGTATGACTGTCTCAGTATGAGTATTCAATCAAGTGACAAGTCAAGACAGTGAAGTCAAGATTATCATTTATTCATTATGATATGATATTATGATTATCATTAATGACCTTATTGTTATGACTAGCATTACACATCCTTTATGTGTAAccatttttatttctgaaagcatgatagaagaagggtttaaaagTGAGGGAATGTTTTTAAGGCATTACTGAAatggctaaaaaaaagtttatatattaaatatttatatgattTGAATGTTTTTCCTCCATAAATTCCCCCACATACTGTTTCCAAATAACACAGTttatatatttaacatttaaaaggGAATAGCTTACCTTCTATAATTGATGAACCTTATGAGAGCTCACAGATATAGTGAATGACTTCAAATATTAGTTGACTGGATCTTAACcataaaaaaaagcagttaATTTTCTAATAAAGTGTGTATTTTAGAGGCCTCTTGTcactttataaaatgtttgcaCATTTAAAAAGCTAGGATATCATGTGatataaaagttaaaatgaTATACCATTCTCATTCAGACTCATTTTCCTCTTTAAGtccataaatatattaaatgttgcttgttttgtttcagcTCCATAAATAAAGGTAGACTGAGATTAGCATTGTTCTTTCATTTGCTGTTGGGGCTGTTCATGTTTTTTCGGCTGTTACCTGGAATCACAGGAGCACTCGGATTCGCTGTCATCAGTCTTCGGCGCCTTGATTTACCACACCCTCGTCCTTGGGAGTATGCATGGCTAGTTAGCCTTGTCGCAGCTGTGATAGGCTGGAGGTCAACTCCacaaaacaacatatttcttCTAAAGCAGTTCATGTTAGGATTAGTTGTTTTTGGGCTGTCTCCAGTCTTCTTTGGTCTTTTCGACTTGAAAAGGGACATTATGCTGTATTTGCAGGAGAGGAAGTACACTTATGAAATGTTTGGATTCCCTGCTGTGTTACTGTGGACTGCTTTTATGCTCATAGCCCTTCAGCTACATAGTTTCTCCCTGTATTTTAGTTATGTCCTTCTCGGATCATGGAAGCCCAGAGTTTTGGAAAAGCTTAAGGCCAGATAAGCTAGATAGTAGAAGtagataatttatttaatgaaataatgatccaccaaaaaaaaaatcagtttagtAGCTTAAAATTgtccaaatataaattattgcatttcttttttttttaatttttaaatagtatttaaaattAAGAACTGCTTCTAGGGGAGCAACATATATTggttcattgttgttgttttttaaacctgTAGAATCATTTGAAGaaattgtttaattatattaatttaatttgcaatgtatttttttttttattaatgtttttgttaGGTTGAACTAGTGACAAATTAGATCCTTTttatagaaatatttctttctaaaaatatgatttgaaaaatacaaaacttaTCATAACAAGTGCTTAGTTTGTCACAGaatcccaaactttttctttgtaaCTATGATATATGACATCCACAGAAGTACCATGATGATATATCTCCATAAAATGTTTATTGGGGTGGGTGTGTGGAAAGAATGTCATGTTTTATTATAGGTTAAACATAAAGGGAGTTAGAAGATTAGCAAATAACTATCtggtttgtagtggtgtagatctCTAGTACCTGCATGAGTAATACAGATTTATTGTTTGTACACAAATTGTAGTGCACAATTTGATCTGATTTTTTGACTTAAAGGAAAATGCTCCAAATGCAGAAGTACAATAAGTTGACTATGATATTTCATGTAATAAGTATCATATTTTTCATCGCTGCAGACTTGTGTATTAGTGGCATGGTTTGAAAATAATACCTTCCATTAACCCATCCTGTGTTCTGACCCTGACACCTAGCTTATTAGCCAATAGAGActttgtgttgtttgtttttttgttgcttaCCAGTACCCCACATCACACTAGTCGTGTTTTTGTGACGTGTTGGATTTGGGAAGAAGATTTCTCAGTCTCTCATGAATGGTCTCTCAATGGTGTGAACAGTTTATTATCAATAATTCCCTGTGCTTAAATGAATAATACATGAACTATTGTGTAATAGAGTTAAAATGCTGAACTATTTATAATTGTTCTTTCAAAATGTTCAATGACTTTATTGTTTATATATGCTCTTTTTCTAGTTGTGCACAATCTGTATAGGCCCTACTATACTTccatatattttaaatacaccTTGAAATCTGAGATACCCCTTCTTTTATAATGTCGTACATTCTGAATGTAGTTTCCATCTCTGTTCAGTCTTGAGAATGCTGTGACTAATTAGTGAAAATTTTTCTAAAATCTTTTATTACCAATGTCTTCCATAGCTACTGTTTTAAGTTGTGTTGTGCTTTGATAAATAAaggtttaattttttcttttttttattctatcatTTAATGAAAGCTAAAGATCTGTTGccggtctattttttttttttttcctgttgacTAGAATGTTTCTTTCCTCTATTTTATGCTATCATTAGTTTTACAGATTAGGAAGTCTATTTTTTAAGTGGAATTCCTAACACTTCTTTGTCTTTTTCCTGTATCTTTAAAAGAGGCTAGTACCATGGCATTCATATTTTGGATATTTCTTAGCTTCCAATATTGCACAGCTATATTGGGCTTGTAgtgactaaataaaaaaaatgaagttttgCTACATGAAATGAGCTTGATTTCACTACATTTGGTTGCTATGTATTGAGATGAATTAGCAAACTATTCTGCTTGTATTCTCCTTGAAATGTGTTATAATGCCAACATTTAATAGCACATTGTTATTCATTGTTCTGCTGTGTAAATAAAGGTTTGGTGAGAACTTGCATTATATGTTAAAGAGTGAAGTATTTAGTAGTAGATTTAAGTTTTTCCTCACGTTAATTTAATAGTTGAACTtaaaagacaaatgacaaagtGTTTATTATGTCTTATGTGTCTGACATCAGTAAAGTAATATTTGAATAATAGTAGGATTTTTATAAAGTGTATAGTTGAACTtaaaagacaaatgacaaagtGTTTATTATGTCTTATGTGTCTGACATCAGTAAAGTAATATTTGAATAATAGTAGGATTTTTATAAAGTGTATAGTTGAACTtaaaagacaaatgacaaagtGTTTATTATGTCTTATGTGTCTGACATCAGTAAAGTAATATTTGAATAATAGTAGGATTTTTATAAAGTGTATGTTTGCTTGCTTGGAGAATATCTGAACATTTAAGTTGTTAAGATTCCTTGTTCAAGTTCAGTCATTGGCAGAGCTTAAGAGTGCAAGTTTAATGATTAAGGGTGAAATCTTTAGATAAATtgcaaaattttatttcatttttaattaatattgctAGTACAtgccatatttaaaaaataaatgacagaTGAAACCAGTTGCACAGgtaaattattataatctttaATCGCTGGTAGAAGATCTTATTGGTTTTAGCATTTCCGTTCGATCCCACTCTTTtcccattaaaataaaaagagtatcATTTTGATGATAGGTGCTGGACATGAAATTATCATAATCCCCcaccctctctttttttctcttttcaacAAATTTGTGTGTGTCAATGACCTAAAATGCACAGAATACTGTATTTGAAtcatataaaaaattaatttcgcctttattttttttctctgaattCTGAATGATTCTGTAGCACCAATGATGTTTATTAATAAACTGACTCAATGTAGTATTAAATTATTGAACGTATATGGAGTTTTGTATTTTTgactactcccccccccccttcaatgTCTGGAACTGCCACTAGGATGTGACAGCTTCTATAGAAAGTTTATGTCTGAAACATTGCTGTAGTAATGTTACAGAAAACACTTGAGCTCAGTGTAAGCAAGTTCAAGTTTATTTGCTCACAAGGATGCTGTGTGGCACTCATGCTCTTTACTTCCTGATGTTGAGTTTTCCACAGATAGTATATGTTGCCAATGCTACTAAACTTAACTGTGTCAATGATCCTTTAGTGAATTGGATTGACAAACTCTGCAATGGATTGCATTTAGGATTCTACACTCCTCGTCAGATATTCAGTGTTGGCTGGTTCACTTCTCAGTAACCATGctagcacaaaataatttatttgcgTATGTTTTGTTGAACTTGTGTGTGGGTGTATGTACATATCTCTGCTTAGTGTTTTACTTAGACCTGTGTGAGGTTGTGATAATGTTATGTCAAGACTCTTTGACCTTTTGCTGCTAATACTTcaactttttaatagtatttgACTCTTCTACCATCcatgaaaaataaatgaaaccaaaaaatttgtttgtttgttgctttGATATGGTTTTGAATTATTGATACggtatattgtttcttttactcTTAAATTATAGCAATTTAACTAGCTCTGAGAAcagttaaaataataaattatacaaatttaaatctaagaACAGGGTTGGAATCATACAGATTACACATTAAACTAGCTTTTAGAACACTACGGTAACTTAAGTAGCTCCAAGGTAGTGTAACCAAACTATACACACTTCATTCACTCATAAATCTAATAAAGTACAGCTGAGATGTTACCACAAATGAGAATATAATGTCTTACGCGTATccatgttaatctagtcatgtatgttagtTTAGTGACTTGAACTTTGctgtttgttttcctggctgattcaggcaacacgTCCATGCTCTCATGTAGGCCTATCTTTAAAAAGTCATTGTCTTTCACTTTGCAACGAAGTCATTCACAAATCAAAATTGTTTTTAGAGGTTAAATGCATAACGAAATACAAATCAAATGGATAAAAAAGAATGAGAGATTATAAGTCAACATTGTGGAAATCCTGTGCCAACAAATGCACTAAAATTACTGATCTCTGTTTCCCGTCAGTTTGACACAAACGATCCAAAAACCCTTTCTGAATCTTATCTTTTGAAATACAGATagatgttacttaaaaaaaaaaatgcttacgtCTTACGCGCATTCAATGTAGCCATGCATGTTATTTTTAGGATGATTTCGTTGACGAAGGAACGCTCACAGCTCCGTTTACAGAGCAAGCCACTTTAGATAACGAAGAAACATTAACTCATATCCACCGAAGAAGCAGGCTTAACTGCTCCAATTCTGGAATACACACGCGCGTCTTCAGCTGCCTTTTAACAACGAAGTGGCTCTACATGCGGTCACAAGACAGTGTTGCCTAGCAACACAATGATGTTGGACGTTGACTTGCTCGAGTTGGCATTAACAACTTACGTGACGAATTGATGAACAGAACTAGGACACTTTGACTATAAGCagtggcggactggctatatgggcaaacgggcaaatgcccggcgGGCCGGCACcgaatgggccggtctggtctcgaccaattaatttttttttcaatgcacacacactcaaacagaaaaaaaaatccccccccccccccaaccaaaaaatcctggctaagcCCAAGGCACAAGATATGACATACCATTTGTGAGCCGGTTCATATGGtaatgccagggccgattttgatacccagtccgcccctgactaTAAGTTGGGTAACAAAGACTATATGAACAGGACTATGTGGTTATATTGAATCGATAGTTTTGCGGAGATGATAGCAAGGAGTGGCGTCTTGTAATATCTATCCAAATGGCTATCACTCAATTAGAGGTACAATtagcgcgggggggggggggggtaatcatAAGCTAGACTTTAGAGTTTATGCTTATCATACAATGTTAAATGCGTAAAGAGGTCTAGCTTGTAAGGTTTCTGAACTTttctgtatatttaaaaaaaaaggctaaaacGCATCATGACAATAGAATACTTGCAgggtttcttcttcttttagccTAAATGTTGAAGACTGACGTGATAGCTACGTTTACAACTTTGATTTACaagatattattttgaacacttatcttatatgataagacgttacttcaaaaaaacaaaaacaaaaaaaacaacgaagatgattacgtcctacgcgtcatgcatttagttatgcatattaaccattgactcaaattctgccaagtcaccaggggcggactggctatatgggcaaaggggcaaatgcccggtgggccggtaccaaatgggccggtctggtagcgaccaaagaaaaaaaaattaattcagacaactttaaaaaaaaagtgacagcagcaagacacaaaggcctgAGCacgttttcttgtgtttttttttttttacattcttatttcaattaattttgtttgaaattcaacaagaatatagttttaagaattacactatacactgtacgtattatcatttgtaaaacgttagaccgtatcTTCTGCTATGGAtgagcggcatggccttcaacactactttgatgtcttcaagactgtgtttggcctgatcattttgatggtcggcatgggcctttgatggcactcctatttttgttttgctccttcctggtcgtgcggtttgcacgctggaatgtcgttcagattcatcgatggtcccgggttcaaaccctgcccgctcccatcccccgttgtcctgcgggaggtttggactaggaagtaattatcttcaactctgaaggaacatccgaaacatataaaacattttacaaacacccgttttttgatggttccatgaaagttaacgaaaaagagggatgggagaagataagttagaaaacattgatataatgcggcaaaaggggagacaattagctctttaacaaaacacatacacacagccgcgaaattgcaaaccacccaacttattcattgctcaatatgggtataaagttctactttctgcgatttgaaaagaaaaagtaagtttcttgtagttatagatctaaaaatactacacttaaggcttacaaaaaaaaagtatttaattaaaacataaatctagatctaaatcaattttatacCGTTGTGATTAACCGGAAAACTTATGCTGAGTATGAAGTCGttgatgatgaaaattattacaataatttatatagcgctgtcacatccgatatttagaatcatttatattttaaataatatattcatatacaaatctcgtttttgagaatgtactacgacgaagcaagagcttttcacatttaatAGTACCTctttaaccgttctgctttctcttatcttttaaaggaatataggcctatatagttcgtccatcgtagttcgattatgaccactttgtcatccagggggctgagggctttgcactggggttttatgtctcctcgtgtggctggtgagacctatgtgagcccggaatgttcggccgcacactaggcaggttattccagctggtgctagtgtcattggccttgttttcttctctggcgttttttcttctgccagctttgttcttttttttctcagcaacctgtgcgcttTCACAGctcgacgccatgatgctctgtcatgtgcctctgtctcccaggtggttgggtctatgctgaacgccttcagagaagctttgagggtgtccatgaagcgttttctttgaccaccttaagagcgctttccttcgcttacttggccatacaagagtcgtttagggatgcggtggtcttctaTTCTGCACatgtgattcagtttctttgcatgttaactgtacactatccatgtttctgaggcatagagcaatgtagaggaggacgacggctcgatagacccctagttttgtatttgtggtgataccactttaaaggaatgggttgtcaggcaggaaaaccaatgatttagcatattttaagtcacagatcaacatgcatgactagattgacacgtgaaatgcgtaaaacctaattattttatttttttgaagaaacgtctgtaatctataagtactACCAacaagtttgaaactcattaaggctgctattgtagtgtttatagttttcagactacatacatgtagatatataaatagaatacattatgtaagcctacgaaagcatacatgcagttttcgatgcgttatcaaact includes:
- the LOC106051277 gene encoding protein jagunal-like, translated to MASRGGYRPEGSDGSDHWHRESIAWQYKISSINKGRLRLALFFHLLLGLFMFFRLLPGITGALGFAVISLRRLDLPHPRPWEYAWLVSLVAAVIGWRSTPQNNIFLLKQFMLGLVVFGLSPVFFGLFDLKRDIMLYLQERKYTYEMFGFPAVLLWTAFMLIALQLHSFSLYFSYVLLGSWKPRVLEKLKAR